A single genomic interval of Leptotrichia trevisanii DSM 22070 harbors:
- a CDS encoding HAD family hydrolase, whose protein sequence is MGKQFFDEIELFLFDMDGLLFDTETIYVEYGREVAKKKGYTITNDIVEKTTGVTNDKARILFKEALGEEFPYDEMMGTVKDHILEKAEKGEVPLKLGALELLEFLKKNNKQMILATSSDLHLAEALTEGKDVRKYFSHLITAEDVVHGKPDPEVFLISAKKAGASPEKTVVFEDSFNGIRAAHAAGTFPIMVPDKLKPTEEIEKLVYKRFDNLLEVLDYFEGK, encoded by the coding sequence TGGGGAAACAATTTTTTGATGAAATAGAATTATTTTTGTTTGATATGGATGGTTTGCTTTTTGATACAGAAACTATTTATGTGGAATATGGACGTGAAGTGGCTAAAAAAAAGGGTTACACGATAACAAATGACATTGTGGAAAAAACGACAGGCGTTACAAATGATAAAGCAAGAATATTGTTTAAGGAAGCACTGGGTGAGGAATTTCCGTATGATGAAATGATGGGGACAGTTAAGGATCATATATTGGAAAAAGCTGAAAAAGGGGAAGTTCCGTTAAAACTTGGTGCATTGGAATTGCTTGAATTTTTGAAGAAAAATAATAAACAGATGATATTGGCTACTTCATCGGATTTACATTTGGCAGAAGCATTGACAGAAGGAAAGGATGTAAGAAAATATTTTTCCCATTTAATAACTGCAGAAGATGTTGTTCACGGGAAACCTGATCCAGAAGTATTTTTAATAAGTGCCAAAAAAGCTGGGGCATCTCCTGAGAAAACGGTAGTATTTGAGGATTCGTTCAACGGAATAAGAGCGGCACATGCGGCCGGGACATTTCCAATTATGGTGCCAGATAAGTTGAAACCGACAGAGGAAATTGAAAAATTGGTTTATAAAAGATTTGATAATTTATTGGAAGTGCTTGATTATTTTGAAGGGAAATAA
- a CDS encoding adenylosuccinate synthase, which produces MGNNTFVIVGTQWGDEGKGKIIDVLSPKADYVVRFQGGNNAGHTVVVNDEKFILHLLPSGIINSAGKCIIGAGVVVDIEVLLTEIDELEKRGKKLDNLYIDERAHIIMPYHIEIDKAKEEAMGENKIGTTQRGIGPCYIDKIARNGIRIGDLLEPERFRDKLTWNVNEKNDMLVRYGKGTFDLEELYEKFMKLAEKIKFRIIDAVVEINEGIENGKVVLFEGAQALMLDIDYGTYPYVTSSSPTSGGVTVGTGVAPTKISRVLGVMKAYTTRVGEGPFPTELENADGETLRKVGHEFGATTGRPRRCGWLDLVIGKYAVLIDGLTDIVLTKLDVLTGFEKIKVAVGYEIDGKVCYSYPGNLRKSKDLKVIYDELDGWKEDITQIKNYEDLPENCKKYVEYIEKKLKCKISMISVGPERSQNIYRYDLGEFVK; this is translated from the coding sequence ATGGGAAATAATACTTTTGTAATTGTGGGAACGCAATGGGGAGATGAAGGAAAAGGTAAAATAATCGATGTACTGTCTCCAAAAGCAGATTATGTAGTTAGGTTTCAAGGTGGGAATAATGCTGGGCATACTGTCGTTGTAAATGATGAAAAATTTATTTTGCATTTATTGCCGTCTGGAATTATTAACTCGGCTGGAAAATGTATAATTGGGGCTGGAGTTGTTGTTGATATTGAAGTATTATTGACGGAAATTGATGAGCTCGAAAAAAGAGGAAAAAAGCTGGATAATCTTTACATTGACGAAAGAGCCCATATTATAATGCCTTATCATATTGAAATTGACAAAGCAAAAGAAGAAGCAATGGGAGAAAATAAGATTGGTACAACTCAAAGAGGAATTGGGCCTTGCTACATTGATAAAATTGCTAGAAATGGGATTAGAATCGGAGATTTGTTGGAGCCTGAAAGATTTAGGGATAAACTTACTTGGAACGTAAATGAAAAAAATGATATGCTGGTTAGATACGGTAAAGGAACTTTTGATTTGGAAGAACTTTATGAAAAATTTATGAAACTTGCGGAAAAAATAAAATTTAGAATAATAGACGCAGTTGTAGAAATCAATGAAGGAATAGAAAATGGAAAAGTGGTGCTTTTTGAAGGGGCTCAAGCACTAATGCTTGACATTGACTACGGAACTTACCCTTACGTAACTTCATCATCTCCGACATCTGGTGGAGTAACAGTCGGAACAGGAGTCGCCCCAACAAAAATCTCAAGAGTGCTAGGAGTTATGAAAGCCTACACAACAAGAGTGGGAGAAGGACCTTTCCCAACAGAATTAGAAAACGCAGATGGAGAAACTTTACGAAAAGTAGGACATGAATTTGGAGCAACAACAGGACGTCCAAGAAGATGTGGATGGCTTGACTTAGTAATTGGGAAATATGCAGTGTTAATTGATGGATTGACAGATATTGTGTTGACAAAACTGGATGTATTGACAGGATTTGAAAAAATAAAAGTAGCGGTTGGTTATGAAATTGATGGAAAAGTTTGTTATTCATATCCTGGAAACTTGAGAAAATCTAAAGATTTGAAAGTAATTTACGATGAATTAGATGGTTGGAAAGAAGATATTACTCAAATAAAAAATTACGAAGACTTGCCAGAAAATTGTAAAAAATATGTTGAATACATTGAGAAAAAATTAAAATGTAAGATTTCTATGATTTCGGTGGGGCCTGAAAGAAGTCAGAATATTTATAGATATGATTTGGGAGAATTTGTGAAATAG
- a CDS encoding DEAD/DEAH box helicase, protein MVNIIMGATNKPLASEKLKEYFQNNNQFQGELYIGYPIIGTVEGAYSIDALWISKDKGLVIFNLIENKNIDNYQNIQDDCANKVEAKLRGYKELMNKRKLCVDINVITFAPFVKNLKDLNEDYPLCNNNNLEEFIKKLNSENSDYYTKLISALQYVSTIRKGKKRREISNIYSKGAKLQALEDSIANLDNRQSQAVIETVQGVQRIRGLAGSGKTIVLALKAAYLHAQHPEWKIAITFNTRSLKGELRKLINTFYIEQTNEEPNWEKLQIIHAWGSSRGGQNNGIYYTFCFLNNVPYFDYITARNMYGIKDPFGEICEKALSEVENTIVETFDVILIDEAQDFSPSFLKMCYEMLKSPKRLVYAYDELQNLRMQSLPSPEKIFGNLENGTPKVKFGISKEGEPQQDIILEKCYRNSRPTLVTAHALGFGIYSDFGLIQMFEQNSLWLDIGYEIEQGELEDGQHVVLKRTSESSPKFLEAHSDIDDLIQFKVFDTKEEQDLWVAEQIKINLTKDELRSDDIIIINPDPLTTKKAVGPIRSILFEQGINSHTTGVDTTPDVFFSQNDNSIAFSGIYRAKGNEAAMVYIINAESCYDSMYNLAKIRNQLFTAITRSKAWVRILGVGEDMKKLIKEYTKIKNNNFTLDFIYPDKSQRKKMNIINRDVSEGEKNEIRKSRLYVRELINRLENKEIFKDDLNKEQIERLINLLEKGE, encoded by the coding sequence ATGGTAAATATAATAATGGGTGCAACTAATAAACCATTAGCTAGCGAAAAATTAAAAGAATATTTTCAAAATAATAATCAATTTCAAGGAGAATTGTATATAGGGTATCCTATTATAGGAACAGTAGAAGGTGCATACTCTATAGATGCACTTTGGATTTCAAAAGATAAAGGATTAGTTATTTTTAACTTAATAGAAAACAAAAATATAGATAATTATCAAAATATTCAAGATGATTGTGCAAATAAAGTTGAAGCAAAATTAAGAGGATATAAAGAATTAATGAACAAAAGAAAATTGTGTGTGGATATAAATGTAATAACATTTGCTCCATTTGTAAAAAACTTGAAAGATTTGAATGAAGATTATCCATTATGTAATAACAATAATTTAGAAGAATTTATTAAAAAATTAAATTCAGAAAATTCGGATTACTACACTAAATTAATTTCTGCACTTCAATATGTATCAACTATTAGAAAAGGTAAAAAAAGAAGAGAAATTTCAAATATTTATTCTAAAGGAGCTAAATTACAAGCTTTAGAAGATTCAATTGCTAATTTGGATAATCGCCAAAGTCAAGCAGTAATAGAAACAGTTCAAGGTGTTCAAAGAATACGTGGATTAGCTGGCTCAGGAAAGACTATTGTTCTAGCATTAAAAGCAGCATATTTACATGCTCAACACCCTGAATGGAAAATTGCAATAACTTTTAATACAAGATCTTTAAAGGGAGAATTAAGAAAATTAATTAATACTTTTTATATAGAACAAACAAATGAAGAACCTAATTGGGAAAAATTACAAATTATACATGCTTGGGGTTCTTCAAGAGGTGGGCAAAATAATGGTATATATTATACTTTTTGCTTTTTGAATAATGTTCCCTATTTTGATTATATAACAGCTAGAAATATGTATGGAATAAAAGATCCTTTTGGAGAAATATGTGAAAAAGCATTATCAGAAGTTGAAAATACTATAGTAGAGACTTTTGATGTTATTTTGATTGATGAAGCGCAAGATTTCTCACCAAGTTTTTTAAAAATGTGTTATGAAATGTTAAAAAGTCCCAAAAGATTAGTTTATGCGTATGATGAATTACAAAATTTAAGAATGCAATCATTACCATCACCTGAAAAAATCTTTGGAAATTTAGAAAATGGAACTCCCAAAGTAAAGTTTGGTATTTCCAAAGAAGGTGAACCTCAACAAGATATTATTCTTGAAAAATGTTATAGAAATTCAAGACCAACATTGGTTACAGCACATGCCTTAGGATTTGGAATATATTCTGATTTTGGACTAATTCAAATGTTTGAACAAAATTCTTTATGGTTAGATATAGGTTATGAAATAGAACAAGGAGAATTGGAAGATGGACAACATGTTGTACTGAAAAGGACATCAGAAAGTAGCCCAAAATTTTTAGAAGCTCATTCAGATATTGATGATTTAATTCAATTTAAAGTTTTTGATACTAAAGAAGAGCAAGATTTATGGGTAGCTGAGCAAATAAAAATTAATTTAACTAAAGATGAGCTACGTTCGGATGATATAATTATCATTAATCCTGATCCTTTAACAACTAAAAAAGCAGTAGGACCAATTCGAAGTATACTTTTCGAACAAGGGATAAATTCTCACACCACAGGTGTAGATACAACTCCAGATGTATTTTTTTCTCAAAATGATAATTCTATAGCTTTTTCAGGAATTTACAGAGCTAAAGGAAATGAAGCAGCTATGGTATATATAATTAATGCTGAGTCATGTTATGATTCGATGTATAATTTAGCCAAAATCAGAAATCAATTATTTACAGCTATAACAAGAAGTAAGGCTTGGGTTAGAATCTTGGGTGTAGGTGAAGATATGAAAAAATTAATCAAAGAGTATACTAAAATAAAAAATAATAATTTCACCTTAGATTTTATATATCCTGATAAATCACAGAGAAAAAAGATGAACATCATTAATAGAGATGTAAGCGAAGGAGAAAAAAATGAAATAAGAAAAAGCAGACTATATGTGAGGGAATTAATTAATAGATTGGAAAACAAAGAAATTTTTAAAGATGACTTAAACAAAGAACAAATTGAGCGTCTTATAAATCTTTTAGAAAAAGGAGAATAA
- a CDS encoding DUF2290 domain-containing protein codes for MLTAKDVFKHINDLTREMIEITLCEDQNFPSIKNHPGKIEEINIANCNNNSSIFLKNIPYQEMYRILCEQRIFNMKMIDGALIHMQYRFKNKKIENHRLSFFPAPDLELFQNESEIYYEDEIYNDILDKRIVTVPLRFDFDISEKVSSPIIHPVSHFTIGQYKNCRIPVSSALTPYQFLKFIIMNFYNTAYEKYSEKISIKKDCFDVTLYPEEKEIVNICTPVYRNK; via the coding sequence ATGTTGACAGCAAAAGATGTATTTAAGCATATTAATGACTTGACTAGAGAAATGATTGAAATTACACTTTGTGAAGATCAAAATTTTCCGTCGATAAAAAATCATCCTGGAAAGATTGAAGAAATAAATATTGCCAATTGTAATAACAATAGTTCTATTTTTTTAAAGAATATACCGTATCAAGAAATGTATAGAATATTATGCGAACAAAGAATATTTAATATGAAAATGATAGATGGAGCCTTGATTCATATGCAATATCGTTTTAAAAATAAAAAAATAGAAAATCACAGATTAAGTTTTTTCCCAGCCCCTGATTTAGAGTTATTTCAAAATGAATCAGAAATATATTATGAAGATGAGATTTATAATGATATTCTAGATAAAAGAATAGTTACAGTTCCGTTGAGATTTGATTTTGATATTAGTGAAAAAGTATCTAGTCCGATTATTCATCCAGTATCACATTTTACAATAGGTCAATATAAAAATTGTAGGATTCCAGTTTCTTCTGCATTAACACCGTATCAGTTCTTAAAATTTATTATCATGAATTTTTATAATACTGCATATGAAAAGTATAGTGAAAAAATTTCTATAAAAAAAGATTGTTTTGATGTAACATTGTATCCTGAAGAAAAGGAGATAGTTAATATATGTACACCTGTATATAGAAATAAATAA
- the purB gene encoding adenylosuccinate lyase produces the protein MENMSIYSNPLAERYSSKEMLHIFSPEFKFRTWRKLWINLAEAEKELGLDFITDEQIAELKKFKDDVDFKVAAEFEKKLRHDVMAHVHTYGEQAKNARKIIHLGATSAYVGDNTDLIQIKEGLLVVKRRMLTLIEKMRDFALEYKDLPTLGFTHFQAAQLTTVGKRATLWLHSLLLDFEELEFRLENLRFRGVKGTTGTQASFKELFEGDFEKVKQLDELVTEKAGFSKKQGVSGQTYDRKVDAQILNLLSNIAQSSHKFTNDFRLLQHLKELEEPFEKNQIGSSAMAYKRNPMRSERISSLAKYVISSSQTGALVFATQWFERTLDDSASKRLSIPQAFLAVDAILIIWLNIIDGVVVYPKVIEANIQKELPFMATENIIMESVKKGMDRQEVHEIIRELSMEETKEIKLNGNPNRLIDRIIKDGRLGLKAEDMEGILVSANYTGFAGQQTEDFVKNEINPILDKYKDEIVEDREELRV, from the coding sequence ATGGAAAATATGAGTATATATTCAAATCCGTTGGCGGAAAGATATTCTAGTAAGGAGATGTTACACATTTTTTCGCCTGAGTTTAAGTTTAGAACTTGGAGAAAATTGTGGATAAATTTGGCTGAGGCTGAGAAGGAACTTGGGCTTGATTTTATTACAGATGAGCAAATTGCGGAACTTAAAAAATTTAAGGATGATGTGGATTTTAAAGTTGCAGCTGAGTTTGAGAAAAAGTTAAGACATGATGTGATGGCTCATGTGCATACTTATGGGGAACAGGCGAAAAATGCAAGAAAAATCATTCACTTGGGAGCAACAAGTGCATATGTTGGAGATAATACTGATTTGATTCAAATTAAGGAAGGATTACTTGTTGTTAAAAGAAGAATGCTTACTTTGATTGAAAAAATGAGAGATTTTGCATTGGAATATAAAGATTTGCCAACTTTAGGATTTACACATTTTCAGGCGGCACAGCTTACAACTGTTGGAAAAAGGGCGACATTGTGGCTTCATTCTTTGCTTCTTGATTTTGAGGAACTGGAATTTAGACTTGAAAACTTGAGATTTAGAGGAGTTAAAGGGACTACTGGGACTCAAGCTAGCTTTAAAGAATTGTTTGAAGGAGATTTTGAAAAAGTAAAACAGTTGGATGAATTGGTTACTGAAAAAGCTGGGTTTAGCAAAAAACAAGGTGTTTCAGGACAGACTTATGATAGAAAAGTAGATGCACAAATCTTGAACTTATTGTCAAACATTGCTCAATCTTCTCACAAATTTACGAATGATTTTAGACTATTACAGCATTTGAAGGAATTGGAAGAGCCATTTGAAAAAAATCAAATTGGTTCAAGTGCGATGGCTTACAAGAGAAATCCGATGAGAAGTGAAAGAATTTCATCACTTGCAAAATATGTAATTTCAAGCTCACAAACAGGTGCACTAGTTTTTGCAACACAATGGTTTGAAAGAACGCTAGATGATTCGGCAAGTAAAAGACTTTCAATTCCACAAGCATTCTTGGCAGTTGATGCAATTTTAATTATATGGCTTAACATTATAGATGGAGTTGTTGTTTATCCAAAAGTAATAGAAGCGAATATTCAGAAGGAATTACCATTTATGGCGACTGAAAATATTATTATGGAATCGGTAAAAAAAGGGATGGATAGACAGGAAGTACATGAAATTATAAGAGAACTTTCGATGGAAGAAACAAAGGAAATTAAATTGAACGGAAATCCTAACAGACTAATTGACAGAATTATAAAAGACGGTAGATTAGGGCTGAAAGCAGAAGATATGGAAGGAATCTTAGTTTCTGCTAATTATACTGGATTTGCTGGGCAGCAGACTGAGGATTTTGTGAAGAATGAGATTAATCCGATTTTGGATAAATATAAGGATGAGATTGTTGAGGATAGGGAGGAATTGAGGGTTTAA
- a CDS encoding YiiG family protein, which yields MKKTKVLVTLLMLLLVISCGKKGNGKDKGPDLKNIGGTNKKVNEVEKYNLYIEIYNKLHSFEKTANSYFKEVGAEAQFKKPDGSVNADFYDVKNIITELEKAIPAKPKMAELDKASENLLVVFKELKPLADDMNSYYSGKDYTSDNYKKAQEFHIKFLEILKKYDVAVLAFRTEMDKKIVEQREKEAKQLQKEGRAIAYNRMMILSVGEEVLNEISRQKLTGANVVSGDAGKFKGLQEKLINVVAEFNKSVKDEKQLQKEGYKDYQLSSFVDEADGFKASLASLVERIEAKKPISEFSLRDQFFLENETGSPENVIKSFNELVKEYNSMNK from the coding sequence ATGAAAAAAACAAAAGTATTAGTAACGTTATTGATGCTGTTACTTGTAATTTCGTGTGGAAAAAAAGGAAATGGTAAGGATAAAGGGCCTGACTTAAAAAATATTGGGGGAACAAATAAGAAAGTTAATGAAGTTGAAAAATATAATTTGTATATTGAAATTTATAATAAATTGCACAGCTTTGAGAAGACAGCTAATTCTTATTTTAAAGAAGTTGGTGCAGAAGCTCAATTTAAAAAGCCGGATGGAAGTGTAAATGCAGATTTTTACGATGTTAAGAATATTATAACAGAATTGGAAAAAGCAATACCGGCAAAACCTAAAATGGCAGAACTTGATAAGGCTTCGGAAAATTTACTTGTAGTATTTAAAGAATTGAAACCATTAGCAGATGATATGAATTCTTATTATTCTGGAAAAGACTATACAAGTGACAATTATAAGAAAGCTCAGGAATTTCATATAAAATTTTTAGAAATTCTAAAAAAATATGATGTAGCAGTTTTGGCATTTAGAACAGAAATGGATAAAAAAATAGTTGAGCAAAGGGAAAAGGAAGCTAAGCAACTGCAAAAAGAAGGAAGAGCAATTGCGTATAACAGAATGATGATTTTGAGTGTGGGAGAAGAAGTGCTAAATGAAATTAGCAGACAAAAATTAACTGGGGCAAATGTAGTTTCTGGAGATGCTGGCAAATTTAAGGGTTTACAGGAAAAATTGATTAATGTGGTAGCAGAATTTAATAAATCTGTAAAAGATGAAAAACAACTGCAAAAAGAAGGTTATAAAGATTATCAGTTAAGCAGTTTTGTAGATGAAGCTGACGGGTTTAAAGCAAGTCTGGCTAGTCTTGTGGAAAGAATTGAAGCAAAAAAACCAATATCTGAATTTTCATTAAGAGATCAATTCTTCTTGGAAAATGAAACAGGGTCGCCAGAAAACGTTATCAAATCATTTAACGAGCTTGTAAAAGAATACAATAGTATGAATAAGTAA
- a CDS encoding type I restriction-modification system subunit M codes for MIITGELKNKIDKIWEIFWTGGITNPLSVIEQFTYLIFIKLLDDKQLRAERDAILLGIEPKKFFDEEQQNLRWSNFKELEAQKMYDTMVNEVFPFIKNLNGDTSSSFSRYMKDAIFQIPTPQMLEKIVTGIEDLALEGDIKGNLYEYLLSKLATSGTNGQFRTPRHIIDMMVKLVKPVPTDMIIDPACGTSGFLVGAGEYLKENHNEIFNSEELKNHYQNNMFYGNDMDTTMLRIGTMNMMLHDIENPDIDYKDSLAKSNTDKEKYTLVLANPPFKGSLDAESVADDILKITKTKKTELLFLALMIRILKNGGRCAVIVPDGVLFGASNAHKQLRKEIIENHILQGIISMPSGVFKPYAGVSTAVLLFTKTGVGGTDKVWFYDMQADGYSLDDKRTKIEDNDIDDIINRFSNLENEADRKRTEKSFLVSKEEIIQNDYDLSINKYKEIEYEEIVYEKPEVIIGKIKELEKEITLGLEELEKLVK; via the coding sequence ATGATAATAACAGGAGAGTTAAAAAATAAAATTGATAAAATATGGGAAATATTCTGGACAGGGGGAATAACAAATCCTTTATCTGTAATAGAGCAGTTTACATATTTGATATTTATAAAATTATTGGATGATAAGCAATTAAGAGCTGAAAGAGATGCGATTCTTTTGGGAATAGAGCCTAAGAAATTTTTTGACGAGGAACAACAAAATCTTAGATGGAGCAATTTTAAAGAATTAGAAGCACAAAAAATGTACGATACAATGGTAAATGAAGTATTTCCATTTATTAAAAACTTAAATGGTGATACCAGTTCATCATTTTCAAGATACATGAAAGATGCGATATTTCAAATACCAACTCCACAAATGCTGGAAAAAATTGTTACAGGAATTGAAGATTTGGCTTTAGAAGGAGATATAAAAGGTAATTTATATGAATATTTGTTATCTAAATTGGCTACTTCTGGAACAAATGGACAGTTTAGAACTCCTAGACATATTATTGACATGATGGTAAAACTTGTAAAACCAGTGCCTACTGATATGATAATTGATCCTGCCTGTGGAACTTCTGGATTTTTAGTTGGAGCGGGTGAATATTTGAAGGAAAATCATAATGAAATTTTTAATTCTGAGGAGTTGAAAAATCATTATCAAAATAATATGTTTTATGGAAATGATATGGATACAACTATGCTTAGAATAGGTACAATGAATATGATGTTACACGACATAGAAAATCCAGATATAGATTATAAAGATTCACTTGCAAAATCAAATACAGATAAGGAAAAATACACCTTAGTCCTTGCTAATCCTCCTTTTAAAGGTTCGCTAGATGCAGAATCAGTTGCTGATGATATATTAAAAATAACAAAAACTAAAAAAACAGAATTATTATTTTTGGCATTAATGATAAGAATTTTAAAAAATGGTGGAAGATGTGCTGTTATTGTACCTGACGGAGTTTTATTTGGTGCCAGTAATGCTCATAAGCAACTGAGAAAAGAAATTATTGAAAATCACATTTTGCAAGGAATAATATCGATGCCAAGTGGAGTATTTAAACCATACGCAGGAGTAAGTACAGCTGTATTGTTATTTACGAAAACAGGTGTTGGGGGAACAGACAAGGTATGGTTCTATGATATGCAAGCAGACGGGTATTCATTAGATGATAAAAGAACAAAAATAGAAGACAACGATATAGATGATATTATCAATAGATTTTCCAACTTAGAGAACGAAGCTGATAGAAAAAGAACAGAAAAATCTTTCTTAGTTTCAAAAGAAGAAATCATTCAAAATGATTATGATTTATCAATAAATAAATACAAGGAAATAGAATATGAAGAAATTGTTTATGAAAAGCCTGAAGTTATTATTGGAAAAATAAAAGAACTAGAAAAAGAGATAACATTAGGTTTGGAAGAACTTGAAAAGTTGGTGAAATAG
- a CDS encoding restriction endonuclease subunit S: MEYVEIDKIINVELGKTPSRNNSDYWNGKHTWIAISDMNKKYIVNSKEKITNEAIENTKIKKVPKDTVIMSFKLSIGKRAITKSEVYTNEAIAAFHIKDLKYLIPEYLYYALESVDFLKYTDKAVKGKTLNKEKLKKIKIPIFPLTEQLKISEILNKTQKIIEDKKKQIFLFDELIKSRFKPTF; this comes from the coding sequence ATGGAATATGTTGAAATAGATAAAATAATAAATGTTGAATTAGGTAAAACACCATCAAGAAATAATTCTGATTATTGGAATGGAAAACATACTTGGATTGCAATATCAGATATGAATAAAAAATATATAGTAAATAGTAAAGAAAAAATAACAAATGAAGCTATTGAGAATACAAAAATAAAAAAAGTTCCAAAAGATACAGTAATTATGAGTTTTAAATTATCAATAGGAAAAAGAGCGATAACAAAATCTGAAGTATATACAAATGAAGCAATTGCGGCATTTCACATTAAGGATTTAAAATATTTGATTCCAGAATATTTATATTATGCTTTAGAATCAGTTGACTTTTTAAAGTATACTGATAAAGCTGTAAAAGGAAAAACTTTAAATAAGGAAAAATTAAAAAAAATTAAAATTCCAATATTTCCTTTAACTGAACAATTAAAAATATCAGAAATATTGAATAAGACTCAAAAAATAATCGAAGATAAAAAGAAACAGATATTTTTATTTGATGAACTAATCAAATCCCGATTTAAACCAACGTTTTAG
- a CDS encoding restriction endonuclease subunit S: MVRIELKEIVSNHVTQGEITNKIGDGLHGTPKYDINGSIPFINGNNLTEGKIVIQENTKFVNKVEYKKYFKEISINTVFLSINGTLGRLAFYNNERIVLGKSVCFIDLKKDINKIFIYYLLKNKKVIYELEQNSTKSTIKNISLKYVRNFNTILPPCSLQNIFAEFVTRIDKLKFEAEKSLKEMENLYDSLMQKFFKQ, from the coding sequence ATGGTTAGAATAGAATTGAAAGAAATTGTTAGTAATCACGTCACACAAGGAGAAATTACTAATAAAATTGGAGATGGATTACACGGAACACCAAAATACGATATTAATGGATCAATACCGTTTATTAATGGAAATAATTTGACAGAAGGTAAAATAGTAATTCAAGAGAATACAAAATTTGTAAATAAAGTAGAGTATAAAAAGTATTTTAAAGAAATATCAATAAATACAGTATTCTTATCAATTAATGGAACACTAGGAAGACTAGCTTTCTATAATAATGAAAGGATAGTTTTAGGAAAGAGTGTATGTTTTATTGATTTAAAAAAGGATATAAACAAAATATTCATTTATTATTTGTTGAAAAATAAAAAAGTTATTTATGAACTAGAACAAAATTCTACAAAAAGTACAATAAAAAATATAAGTTTAAAATATGTAAGAAATTTTAATACAATTCTTCCGCCATGTTCATTACAAAACATTTTTGCTGAATTTGTGACAAGAATAGATAAATTAAAGTTTGAAGCCGAAAAATCGTTAAAAGAAATGGAAAATTTGTATGATTCTTTGATGCAAAAATTTTTTAAACAATAA